Proteins encoded together in one Cellulomonas gilvus ATCC 13127 window:
- a CDS encoding glutamyl-tRNA reductase, translated as MVLLSLVASHRELDLAVLERLSSDVHAVGRELVGASPSIAGAVVLATCNRFELYLDVDDAAHTPEARDAVAATVAARSGYDARKVAAHLAVGTGSESAAHLFAVASGLESMVVGEREIAGQVRRALSTARQDGTTTGALEQLFQAASRVSRRVEAATGLGATGRSVVGVALDIAERDLPAWADVRCVLVGTGSYAGASLAALKARGCRDVRVYSPSGRAGQFAAARGVAAVPAGTDLAAELAGVDLVVACSGAAGAVLTVDALAAARAEDARPLTVVDLALRHDVDPGVRTLPGVRLVSLTTVAEHAPAEHGAVAAARDLVEQAAEQYEAERRSREWNPAVVAERTRVLGGLEQALTGLADGLRDERAERALRRRTRAALHGPTVRAREAARTGDGAAYARALAELAAIDVPQVQPA; from the coding sequence GTGGTGCTGCTGTCACTCGTCGCATCGCACCGCGAACTCGACCTGGCCGTGCTCGAGCGTCTCTCGTCCGACGTGCACGCCGTGGGCCGGGAGCTCGTCGGTGCGTCCCCCTCGATCGCCGGTGCCGTCGTGCTCGCGACGTGCAACCGGTTCGAGCTGTACCTGGATGTCGACGACGCCGCGCACACGCCCGAGGCGCGCGACGCGGTGGCGGCCACGGTCGCGGCCCGCTCCGGGTACGACGCGCGCAAGGTCGCGGCGCACCTGGCCGTCGGGACCGGCAGCGAGTCCGCCGCTCACCTGTTCGCGGTCGCGAGCGGGCTCGAGTCGATGGTCGTGGGTGAGCGCGAGATCGCGGGCCAGGTGCGCCGCGCGCTGAGCACCGCGCGGCAGGACGGCACCACCACGGGTGCGCTCGAGCAGCTGTTCCAGGCCGCCTCGCGCGTGTCGCGCCGCGTCGAGGCCGCGACGGGCCTGGGCGCCACGGGGCGCTCGGTGGTCGGCGTCGCGCTCGACATCGCGGAGCGCGACCTGCCGGCGTGGGCCGACGTGCGGTGCGTGCTCGTCGGGACCGGGTCGTATGCGGGCGCCTCGCTCGCGGCGCTCAAGGCGCGCGGCTGCCGCGACGTGCGGGTCTACTCGCCCAGCGGCCGCGCCGGCCAGTTCGCTGCCGCGCGTGGCGTCGCGGCCGTGCCCGCCGGCACGGACCTCGCGGCCGAGCTCGCGGGTGTGGACCTGGTGGTCGCGTGCTCCGGCGCCGCCGGCGCGGTCCTCACGGTCGACGCGCTCGCCGCGGCGCGGGCCGAGGACGCGCGGCCGCTGACCGTGGTGGACCTCGCGCTGCGGCATGACGTGGACCCGGGCGTGCGCACGCTGCCGGGCGTCCGGCTGGTCTCGCTGACGACCGTGGCCGAGCACGCGCCTGCCGAGCACGGCGCGGTGGCGGCCGCACGCGACCTGGTGGAGCAGGCCGCCGAGCAGTACGAGGCCGAGCGCCGCTCACGCGAGTGGAACCCCGCGGTGGTGGCGGAGCGCACGCGCGTGCTGGGCGGGCTCGAGCAGGCGCTCACGGGCCTCGCGGACGGGCTGCGCGACGAGCGGGCCGAGCGGGCGCTGCGGCGCCGGACGCGCGCCGCGCTGCACGGGCCGACGGTCCGCGCACGTGAGGCCGCGCGCACGGGCGACGGTGCGGCGTACGCGCGGGCCCTGGCCGAGCTGGCCGCGATCGACGTCCCGCAGGTGCAGCCCGCCTGA
- the hemE gene encoding uroporphyrinogen decarboxylase has translation MLSEGHPLVDGRTSHSALVRAYSGERTDRLPVWFMRQAGRSLPEYRELRVGTAMLDACLDPAMASEITLQPVRRHGVDAAIFFSDIVVPLRLAGVDVEIKPGVGPVMGAPVRTAGDVARLTALTLTDEALAPVAEGVARTVAELGGTPLIGFAGAPFTLAAYLVEGGPSRDHLAARTLMHADPATWQALMTWAADVTGAFLRAQVLAGASATQLFDSWAGALSLADYTAHVAPSSARALGAIADLRAQGVRAVHFGTGTGEILAAMRDVGADVVGVDYRIPLDEATRRVGAAVPLQGNIDPALLAAPWPVLEAHVRDVVDRGRGAAAHVVNLGHGVPPTTDPDVLTRLVDLVHSL, from the coding sequence GTGCTTTCTGAGGGTCATCCGCTCGTCGACGGGCGTACGTCACATTCTGCGCTGGTGCGCGCCTATTCCGGTGAGCGGACGGACCGGCTGCCGGTCTGGTTCATGCGCCAGGCGGGCCGGTCGCTGCCCGAGTACCGCGAGCTGCGGGTCGGCACCGCGATGCTCGACGCGTGCCTGGACCCGGCGATGGCGTCCGAGATCACGCTCCAGCCGGTGCGCCGGCACGGCGTGGACGCCGCGATCTTCTTCTCCGACATCGTGGTGCCGCTGCGCCTGGCGGGGGTGGACGTCGAGATCAAGCCGGGCGTCGGCCCGGTCATGGGCGCCCCGGTGCGCACGGCCGGGGACGTGGCCCGCCTCACGGCGCTGACGCTCACGGACGAGGCGCTCGCACCCGTCGCCGAGGGTGTCGCCCGCACGGTCGCCGAGCTCGGCGGCACGCCGCTCATCGGCTTCGCGGGCGCGCCGTTCACGCTGGCCGCCTACCTGGTCGAGGGCGGGCCGTCGCGTGACCACCTGGCGGCCCGGACCCTCATGCACGCAGACCCCGCCACGTGGCAGGCCCTCATGACGTGGGCCGCGGACGTGACCGGCGCGTTCCTGCGCGCCCAGGTGCTCGCGGGCGCGTCCGCGACGCAGCTGTTCGACTCGTGGGCCGGTGCGCTCTCGCTCGCCGACTACACCGCACACGTGGCGCCCTCGTCGGCGCGTGCGCTCGGTGCGATCGCGGACCTGCGCGCCCAGGGCGTGCGGGCCGTGCACTTCGGCACGGGCACGGGCGAGATCCTGGCGGCGATGCGGGACGTGGGTGCGGACGTCGTCGGCGTCGACTACCGGATCCCGCTGGACGAGGCGACGCGCCGCGTGGGCGCCGCCGTGCCGCTGCAGGGCAACATCGACCCCGCGCTGCTCGCGGCGCCCTGGCCGGTGCTCGAGGCGCACGTGCGTGACGTGGTGGACCGGGGCCGCGGCGCGGCCGCGCACGTGGTCAACCTGGGCCACGGCGTGCCGCCCACCACCGACCCGGACGTGCTGACGCGCCTGGTCGACCTCGTCCACAGCCTCTGA
- the hemG gene encoding protoporphyrinogen oxidase: MSTPAPDDRPGTPPKPAADERWGAVVVGGGVAGLVAARELARAGVRTLVVEGRDAVGGAVRGHVVGGLRLDAGAESYATRGGAVAAYLEDLGLADAIVAPGPLGSWVQLPGGAGPLPRTGLLGIPSSPWSADTRRTLGWAGAARASLDLVLPRRVGARAGSLGALVRARMGERVLARLVRPVVGGVHAADPDDLAVDAVSPGLPAALREHRSLARAVRQLRAAAPAGAAVQGLAGGMHVMVDALADDVLAHGGALRVRTRAVATRPGRLVAVELSDGTVVHAERLVVAAPASADLLRPLLSADGDAQDEVLGFDDGADVRLVTLVLDAPELDAAPRGTGVLVAREVEQVAAKALTHGTAKWPWLAAATPPGTHVVRLSYGRSDDEPADDSPAGPDARPELVARALADARVLLGVPLRDEQVLASAVVRWTQSLPRPSARHRDATAALRAAVAARPDGTRVAVCGAWVAGNGLASVIPDAVAAARTVLD; encoded by the coding sequence GTGAGCACCCCCGCGCCCGACGACCGCCCCGGCACGCCCCCGAAGCCAGCCGCCGACGAGCGCTGGGGGGCGGTGGTGGTCGGCGGCGGGGTCGCGGGCCTGGTCGCGGCGCGCGAGCTCGCGCGCGCGGGTGTGCGCACGCTCGTCGTCGAGGGACGCGACGCCGTGGGTGGTGCGGTGCGCGGGCACGTCGTGGGCGGCCTGCGCCTGGACGCGGGTGCCGAGTCGTACGCCACGCGTGGCGGGGCGGTGGCGGCCTATCTCGAGGACCTGGGTCTCGCGGACGCGATCGTGGCTCCCGGGCCGCTCGGGTCCTGGGTGCAGCTACCGGGCGGGGCCGGCCCGCTGCCGCGCACCGGGCTGCTGGGCATCCCGTCGAGCCCGTGGTCGGCGGACACCCGCCGCACGCTCGGCTGGGCGGGCGCGGCGCGCGCGAGCCTGGACCTGGTGCTGCCGCGCCGGGTGGGTGCGCGGGCGGGCAGCCTGGGCGCGCTGGTCCGGGCGCGCATGGGTGAGCGCGTGCTCGCACGCCTGGTCCGGCCGGTGGTGGGCGGTGTGCATGCCGCGGACCCGGACGACCTCGCGGTGGACGCCGTCTCCCCGGGGCTGCCCGCGGCGCTGCGCGAGCACCGCTCGCTGGCCCGCGCGGTGCGGCAGCTGCGTGCCGCCGCCCCGGCGGGCGCCGCGGTGCAGGGCCTGGCCGGCGGCATGCACGTGATGGTCGACGCGCTCGCGGACGACGTCCTGGCCCACGGCGGGGCGCTGCGCGTGCGCACGCGCGCGGTCGCGACCCGGCCCGGGCGGCTGGTCGCGGTCGAGCTGTCCGACGGCACGGTGGTGCACGCCGAGCGTCTGGTGGTCGCGGCTCCCGCCTCGGCGGACCTGCTGCGCCCGCTGCTCTCGGCGGACGGCGATGCGCAGGACGAGGTCCTCGGGTTCGACGACGGCGCCGACGTCCGGCTGGTCACGCTGGTGCTCGACGCGCCCGAGCTCGACGCGGCGCCGCGCGGCACGGGCGTGCTGGTGGCGCGTGAGGTCGAGCAGGTGGCCGCCAAGGCCCTCACGCACGGCACCGCCAAGTGGCCGTGGCTCGCCGCGGCGACGCCTCCGGGCACGCACGTGGTCCGGCTGTCCTACGGACGGTCCGACGACGAGCCGGCCGACGACTCCCCCGCGGGTCCCGACGCGCGGCCCGAGCTGGTGGCCCGCGCGCTCGCCGACGCGCGCGTGCTGCTGGGTGTGCCGCTGCGCGACGAGCAGGTCCTGGCGAGCGCGGTGGTGCGCTGGACGCAGTCGCTGCCGCGGCCCAGCGCACGGCACCGGGACGCGACGGCCGCGCTGCGGGCTGCGGTCGCGGCACGCCCGGACGGCACGCGGGTCGCGGTGTGCGGGGCGTGGGTCGCGGGCAACGGGCTCGCGTCGGTGATCCCCGACGCGGTCGCCGCGGCGCGTACCGTGCTCGACTGA